In Populus alba chromosome 1, ASM523922v2, whole genome shotgun sequence, a single window of DNA contains:
- the LOC118055392 gene encoding paired amphipathic helix protein Sin3-like 2 codes for METQRYYYGESKTYIKELRARFQDQPEKLISFYRVMKDVMALTDELSGRIENVSDDVLARVREILEGHCDLIHGFNLFLPPSRRFSLDDDDDDDDDDDEDETVEVEDKDKEEAAAVLAEKTMLLQNFIDKQRTRGGKVWDDHVKVLRQLKDRRDLYKVIVPLCGDDTDLLEGFYRFVRASETTSGASRDPNSQDKDVTNGRKVTIQTGEQQQEQPEKIDQVGVEKGAERNIVKKAGRYGEKAYDRVVIKKLRQDGLCLFEKVRKRLSCENSYYKFLKSIFYYTNRMIQKDEWKERIAAVIGKHPDLMDEFQRYVADSENVHVSRKKDEEEDEGQKIETRGCKQRDKKNGKYLYTSNRELDLSQCIRCTPSYLYLPKDYRDPPKHNRMQPELQELNDRLLLAPPGTEDFFSRNIDENEEILFECEDNRHEMDMLIGWFSSAVEYADELEKGIPHDKFKKGNRDIFLRCLERLYDDQGLDLLRKFNEDPQRALPVLKVRLEQKLKELRDYHDELRENWRNVYARN; via the coding sequence ATGGAGACACAGAGGTATTATTATGGCGAATCCAAAACCTATATCAAGGAACTAAGAGCCAGGTTCCAAGACCAGccagaaaaattaattagcttttACAGGGTCATGAAAGATGTCATGGCTCTAACAGATGAGCTTTCAGGGAGGATAGAAAACGTATCTGATGATGTCTTGGCAAGAGTGAGGGAGATTCTTGAAGGTCATTGTGACCTGATACATGGGTTCAACTTATTTTTGCCGCCCTCGCGTCGATTTAGCCTtgatgacgatgacgatgacgatgacgatgacgatgaaGATGAGACAGTAGAGGTAGAGGATAAGGATAAGGAGGAAGCTGCGGCTGTTTTAGCAGAGAAAACAATGCTGTTACAGAATTTTATAGACAAGCAGAGGACGCGTGGCGGAAAGGTCTGGGATGATCATGTGAAGGTTTTAAGACAGTTAAAGGACAGGAGGGATCTCTATAAAGTTATTGTCCCGCTGTGTGGAGACGATACTGATTTACTAGAGGGTTTTTATAGATTCGTGCGAGCTTCTGAAACAACTTCAGGAGCATCTCGTGATCCAAACTCTCAAGATAAAGATGTGACCAACGGCAGAAAAGTTACAATTCAGACCGGCGAGCAGCAGCAGGAGCAGCCTGAAAAGATTGATCAGGTGGGTGTAGAGAAAGGTGCGGAAAGAAATATTGTCAAGAAGGCAGGAAGATACGGGGAGAAAGCATATGACAGGGTGGTCATAAAAAAGCTCCGGCAGGATGGACTCTGCTTGTTCGAGAAGGTTCGGAAGAGGCTATCATGTGAGAACAGCTATTATAAATTCTTAAAGTCGATTTTCTACTACACCAATCGAATGATTCAAAAGGATGAATGGAAAGAAAGGATAGCTGCTGTGATTGGAAAGCATCCTGATCTCATGGATGAGTTCCAGCGTTATGTTGCAGACTCTGAGAATGTTCATGTATCCAGGAAAAAAGATGAGGAAGAGGATGAAGGGCAGAAGATTGAAACAAGGGGATGCAAACAAAGGGACAAAAAGAATGGGAAGTATCTCTATACGTCAAATCGAGAACTTGATCTCTCTCAGTGCATAAGGTGTACCCCTAGTTATCTGTATCTTCCAAAAGACTATCGTGATCCTCCTAAACACAACAGAATGCAGCCCGAATTGCAGGAGTTGAATGATCGATTATTGTTGGCGCCTCCAGGAACTGAGGACTTCTTCTCCAGGAACATCGACGAGAACGAGGAAATCTTGTTTGAATGTGAAGATAATAGACATGAGATGGACATGCTAATTGGCTGGTTTAGCTCAGCTGTTGAATACGCAGATGAATTGGAAAAAGGCATCCCTCATGACAAATTCAAAAAAGGGAATCGGGATATCTTTTTAAGATGTCTCGAACGTTTATATGATGATCAGGGTCTTGATTTACTCCGCAAATTCAACGAAGATCCTCAACGTGCACTGCCTGTTCTAAAAGTTCGTTTGGAGCAAAAACTGAAGGAGCTGAGAGATTATCATGATGAGCTTCGAGAGAATTGGCGCAATGTATATGCTAGAAATTAG
- the LOC118055240 gene encoding paired amphipathic helix protein Sin3-like 1, translating into MKQNGDLSHGDCSDPSKTYIRALKARFHDQPEKFDSFYEVMIDIMAQRVRPDGPGGLPDDAPARLKAILEGHNDLIYGLNFFLPPSHRVSLDDGVKIEPVTAEGAVLSAFQDAKDLIKEAKMRGEKVYEAFKETLLSTSQKRSFDDVCSDVVELFIDDPDLLERFRQFMPVYEPTPLASYAPNSQIPMNIN; encoded by the coding sequence ATGAAGCAAAACGGAGATTTGAGTCATGGTGATTGTTCTGACCCTTCCAAAACCTACATCAGAGCACTAAAAGCTAGGTTTCATGACCAGCCTGAGAAATTCGATAGCTTTTACGAGGTCATGATTGACATCATGGCTCAAAGAGTCCGGCCTGACGGCCCCGGAGGCTTACCTGACGACGCCCCAGCACGACTGAAGGCAATTCTTGAAGGTCACAACGACCTCATTTATGGGCTCAACTTTTTCTTGCCTCCTTCTCACCGAGTCAGCCTTGATGATGGGGTGAAGATTGAGCCGGTCACGGCGGAGGGAGCAGTATTATCTGCATTTCAAGATGCTAAGGATTTAATAAAGGAAGCGAAGATGCGAGGCGAGAAGGTCTATGAAGCTTTCAAGGAGACTCTGCTGTCGACAAGCCAGAAGAGAAGCTTCGATGATGTCTGCAGTGATGTTGTTGAGCTGTTCATTGACGATCCTGATTTGCTAGAGAGGTTTCGACAATTCATGCCTGTTTATGAACCAACTCCGCTGGCATCTTATGCTCCAAATTCCCAGATTCctatgaatattaattaa
- the LOC140954765 gene encoding uncharacterized protein yields MASNPATIEDPSQNSNTDEETIALRKKRSRRVSFADREITSVHIFKRDDEYETPPDPPSTKSPISDTDDEVRAFFGDLADSDDSKEISSPTGADDDDNDYSINSRKSFFRPVESPSPGGSSIVGSASCNDEDNFFGPVSASFIRAGRLSDSGASDCNLDVTMDSTAFSMHYRSLVRSVSGEEFKTPTEVRVAAEEKTPSNITTPSAPGSSMVLTKDKKVTSQNVSGFVQGSGGRDSNDMSLVGENLKSYDYGKLSPGLEALLSEAMKEPQATSGLLSDSSNVKLLERSEVSMFDENKSSRMDRKDCEDKVGKFDMLDISTKGVSVASMELEEANVISVSTNAGQCSTPDRTQGVAVDAFTHHQVQSPIQLSKVQTADQLGGLQMPNQLSKIQTPNQMSKLQTPNQMMPVNKDHSKAANAMYVELPAASIGITSNMDTQVLKLDS; encoded by the exons ATGGCATCAAATCCGGCAACTATAGAAGATCCCAGCCAAAACTCCAACACCGACGAGGAAACCATCGCTCTCAGGAAGAAACGGTCGCGGCGCGTGAGCTTCGCTGACCGCGAGATCACTTCCGTCCACATCTTCAAGCGCGACGATGAATACGAGACCCCTCCTGACCCCCCTTCCACGAAATCCCCCATATCCGACACAGACGATGAAGTTCGTGCTTTTTTCGGTGACCTCGCGGATAGCGATGATTCTAAAGAAATATCATCTCCCACTGGTGCCGATGATGACGATAACGATTATTCGATCAATTCCAGGAAGTCGTTTTTTCGGCCAGTCGAGTCGCCGTCTCCGGGAGGCAGCAGTATCGTTGGCTCTGCTTCTTGTAACGATg AGGACAACTTTTTTGGGCCTGTGTCAGCGAGTTTTATTAGAGCTGGAAGATTATCTGATTCTGGTGCATCGGATTGTAATCTTGATGTTACCATGGATTCGACTGCATTTTCAATGCATTACCGAAGTCTTGTGAGGTCAGTGTCTGGAGAAGAGTTTAAGACACCCACTGAGGTTCGTGTCGCTGCGGAAGAGAAAACACCTTCGAATATTACCACCCCTTCTGCTCCAGGGAGTTCCATGGTACTGACAAAAGATAAGAAGGTAACTTCGCAGAATGTTTCTGGTTTTGTGCAAGGTAGTGGGGGTAGAGATTCAAATGATATGAGTCTTGTGGGAGAAAACTTGAAGAGTTATGACTATGGGAAACTTTCTCCTGGTTTGGAAGCACTTTTATCAGAAGCTATGAAGGAGCCGCAAGCGACATCTGGTTTACTTTCTGATTCTAGTAATGTGAAATTGTTGGAGAGGAGTGAGGTTTCTATGTTTGATGAGAATAAGAGCAGTCGCATGGATAGAAAGGATTGCGAAGATAAAGTTGGCAAGTTTGACATGCTTGACATATCTACCAAGGGAGTATCTGTGGCCAGCATGGAATTGGAGGAGGCAAATGTCATTTCTGTGAGCACCAATGCTGGCCAGTGCAGCACTCCTGATAGAACTCAAGGTGTGGCAGTGGATGCATTCACTCATCACCAAGTACAAAGCCCTATTCAGCTGAGCAAAGTGCAAACTGCTGATCAGCTGGGTGGACTGCAAATGCCTAATCAGCTGAGCAAAATACAAACTCCCAATCAGATGAGCAAATTACAAACTCCTAATCAGATGATGCCT GTGAATAAGGACCACAGTAAAGCTGCAAATGCAATGTATGTGGAGTTGCCTGCTGCTAGTATCGGCATCACATCTAATATGGATACTCAAGTTCTGAAGCtcgattcataa